In Cottoperca gobio chromosome 19, fCotGob3.1, whole genome shotgun sequence, the genomic window ATTGCTGATTTAGGAAGTCTCTCTTCCAGCTCTActggaaacaaacatttcctcTACACTGCTGTTTTACAAGACAAGGAAAGTAAAGTACATTATTGCCTTATGTTGGTTTTTTTGTCACCcaccagagagaagagatatgACGACAACATGGAGGCCATGCTGGAATGTGTGCAGATATCCCACagcaacacgtggagcagagacccGATGATGCAGCTGAAGATCACAGCCCTGCTCAGCCCGGAGCTGTGTGTAAGGCAACGCTTTCACTCACCATTCATAATGCTTTTAGGAAATTACTCACCAGGACAGTTTCAATTACACTGCTACTAACATATTACCTGTACATTACATGTTACTATGCACGAAATGCATGTTGAATCCAATTTCAAATGCTAATCAATAGTGCATTTAGGTTACAAGGATTCCCAGGTTTCTGAACTCAAACGCTATCAGACTGAGTGTAGTTCAAAAACGTGGGAAAAACAGATAAGAATACACATTTTAGTGTTTGATTTGTCCACGGCTGTTCCAGTTTGTTCTTGGATTTTAGacattgtgtctctctctgtgttgcttttattcaGGTGAAACTCACAAGCCTCATCGCACAACAACCGTATGACCTGAACCTCGTTGTCAGAGCTATGGACGGAGAGGTACGTCCGCAGTGCAACACAATAACCCCGTTTGTGAGACGTCTTCCTTTTCCTGTTGATGAGGTCTGTTATAtaaatgacctctgacctttctgCCTGTTTCAGCCAATCAACTTCCCTGGTTTAGATGGAAGTGATGTTGCCCATTTCCTCTGCGGCCTGCAGAGACTTAACAAAATAGCAGAGGTACAGATGTGAAGGGAAGGAGAATTGCATCAAAGTGATGTTGTTTTGTAAGTCTGAATTACTACTTTGCAtctttaaactaatttattttaaagaccgattttcctttttttaggCAAGTGTAAACAAAGTCCGCGTCCTGGTTGATGCAGAGTACACCTACATGAACCCCGCCCTCTCTCTTGTCACCATGGCGATGATGAAGAAGTTTAACAAAGATGGCGCCTGGATTTGGAACACATATCAGTGTTACCTGAAGGCaactattataataacatttattttatttggaccGAATACCGTAGTTAATAAGACCAAGTCAGTGTTTCTTACATTATAAAATAGTCTCCTCTCCGTCGGTGTCTGTCAGGAGTCCAGGTCTCTCCTGTTAGAAGCTCTGCGCCTGTCCGAGAACgagggcttctgtctgggggtCAAGCTGGTACGAGGAGCCTACATGGACAAAGAGAGGAAGCTGGCAGAGGAAGAGGGTCGCCTGGACCCCGTGCACCGGTGCTGGGAGGACACCAATGAGAGGTGGATCAGAGGCAGCGGTCATTAATCATTTGTTTCTGTTGCGTGGAGTACATTTTGGccttattgaaaacacacagatcATTTCTGACGGTGAACTTGACTCCCACACACGTGTTTGTGCAGTTATAACGGCTCGTTGGATGTGATGCTGGAAGCCATTTCCCAGAAACCGGAGAGCTACAGGATCATAGTCGCCACTCACAACGAGGTGTCAGTGAGACAAGCCGCCAAAAGGTCAGACCACATGAAGCGAAGATCACATGGTACTTTAGATAAGTATTATATCTGAAACcctaacacaacacaaacaaccagATGAATAGGAATGTGTCTCCCTCGTCTCATTTGACCTTCTCTTGATGTGTATCAGTGATTCCAAACCTGTTTGGCCTTTGACCCTTAAATCAAGGTCTACCAGTTCAACCAGAGAGAAGTTTAACCCCTAAAACAGCATAACCTTTTCTAGCATGATTTGTTATTGATGGTAGACATCAGAAAGTGTTTAACAGTGTTGCTGAGAACAACTGCACGTTATGTATGGTATGGTACGTATGGTATAA contains:
- the prodh2 gene encoding hydroxyproline dehydrogenase, with amino-acid sequence MMMMCSPLRPSLPHLLSLRLLGTTASRAAAVKQPNHPSATLAFEDPSAFRVKSLGELLRALGIFRLCSFPVLVNNCGKLMSVARTLLGRRGFSLLMRPTVYAQFVAGENESEISKSMEKMSLLGLRPMLAVPIEEDLGEGTGEKRYDDNMEAMLECVQISHSNTWSRDPMMQLKITALLSPELCVKLTSLIAQQPYDLNLVVRAMDGEPINFPGLDGSDVAHFLCGLQRLNKIAEASVNKVRVLVDAEYTYMNPALSLVTMAMMKKFNKDGAWIWNTYQCYLKESRSLLLEALRLSENEGFCLGVKLVRGAYMDKERKLAEEEGRLDPVHRCWEDTNESYNGSLDVMLEAISQKPESYRIIVATHNEVSVRQAAKRMEELGIDHDGGSVCFGQLLGMCDHVSLTLAKEGYAVYKSVPYGSVDDTLPYLVRRAQENRTVLQGIRKERDLLRQELFRRLTLRGGRE